In Thermoanaerobacterium xylanolyticum LX-11, the genomic window AAAAGTAAATACAAACTTGTTCGTTTTAACATTATCAGGCTTTGCTTTTGGCTTCATCACTTTTCTTGTAGGCTTTTTAGCCTTTAGAAACGCAAATTTAAAAAGAGAAACAAAAGGCACTTTAATTATCTCTCTTTGTGGCTACAACATAGGTCTTTTCGCTTTTCCTTTTATACAACAAATTTACGGCAACAATGGACTTTTGCACATTGCCATGTTTGACATGGGAAATTCATTTAATGTCTTTGGAGTTGCATATATTGCTGCGTACGCATTTTCTCAGAGTGATAAAGTAGATCTAAAGAAAGTATTTAAAAAAATCTTGTACTTTGTACCTTTTGACACGTATATAATCGCCTTCATATTAAATGTCATAGGTATTAAATTTCCAAGTTTAATCGTTAACCTGGCAGAACAAATTTCAATGCCTAATACAACATTGGCTTTGTTTGTAATAGGATACTTTCTTGATTTTAATTTAGAAAAGGATGAAATTTTATCGCTACTTAAAGGACTTGCCATTAAATATGCACCAGGCATAGCATTGTTTTTTGTCTTGCCTCTGTTTTTCAATACCGCATCAATGACAATTAAAACCATAATGTTAGGAACTATCATGCCAACAGCGCTTGTAGCAGTCATATATTCTGATGAGAGAAATCTAAACACCAAACTTGCATCGATCTTTATAACGACAACGACGATTGTTGCGATTGTATTCATGTCAATTATAATGGTAAAGTGGCATTAAAAAAAAGCCTTTTGAAAGGCTTTTTTATGTAAAATATTTATTTTCATTTTGGTGCGGGAGATGGGACTTGAACCCATACGAGATAGCTCTCACATGCCCCTCAAACATGCCTGTCTGCCTATTCCAGCACTCCCGCTTACATTGAGTATTGTATCATCAAGATGCTAACTTGTCAATATTCGCAAAGGTGTTAATTAAATCTATCACAGAATCGACATCCACACAAACGTACGCGTCTGCCTATTCCGCCACCCCCGCGTCACAACATCGTTAGCACATTAGTCATTATATAATGTTTTTTTGTTTGTGTCAATACCTTTTTGTATAAATTGCGATTCATTTAGTATTATACAGACAAGCATAGATTCATGTCTGTCTATATTATTCTTTTTAATTTTGCATTCTCTATCCT contains:
- a CDS encoding AEC family transporter; amino-acid sequence: MSQIVILQKIAISIIIIFFGYAVKKMKFLPAETGKVINSFIIYITLPASIAKVFLTTKVNTNLFVLTLSGFAFGFITFLVGFLAFRNANLKRETKGTLIISLCGYNIGLFAFPFIQQIYGNNGLLHIAMFDMGNSFNVFGVAYIAAYAFSQSDKVDLKKVFKKILYFVPFDTYIIAFILNVIGIKFPSLIVNLAEQISMPNTTLALFVIGYFLDFNLEKDEILSLLKGLAIKYAPGIALFFVLPLFFNTASMTIKTIMLGTIMPTALVAVIYSDERNLNTKLASIFITTTTIVAIVFMSIIMVKWH